The following are encoded in a window of Candidatus Fluviicola riflensis genomic DNA:
- a CDS encoding YgiQ family radical SAM protein: MQEERPITDWLPLTKKEVEKRGWDELDVILISGDAYVDHPAFGTAVIGRIMESEGFKVGIIAQPNWRDDLRDFKKLGKPKYFFGVTAGCMDSMVNHYTAGKRLRSTDAYTPGGEAGFRPDYATTVYSTILKELYPDTPVLIGGIEASLRRVSHYDYWKDELMPSVLVDSKADLLVYGMGEQPLRDVLRLIKKGVPFSSLTTVNQVAFLQDGSKELPKNKQWETVELSSHEKCLEDKLAYAANFKVVEVESNKLNANRIMQRIGDKTLVINPPYKTMTEKEMDQSFDLPYTRLPHPKYKKRGAIPAYDMIKFSVNMHRGCFGGCSFCTISAHQGKFIASRSESSIMKEIDEVVQHPEFKGYLSDIGGPSANMYRMKGKDESICERCSSPSCIHPVICNNLDTSHRSMIDIYRKIDAHPKIKKAFVGSGIRYDLLVDDFNKNNEDGNHDEYIEQLITRHVSGRLKVAPEHTSDATLRVMRKPSFKYFHKFKEKYDVLSKKHNLNQPLIPYFISSHPGCEEADMANLAAETKEMGFQLEQVQDFTPTPMTVAEVIYYTGVHPYTLRPIKTAKTKEEKQNQNRFFFWYKRENQPWIRERLQKANRPELITQLLGDRVESKEAFGSSRRSNAPSNQASKGSKPAPKWLEERRKKDKKR; the protein is encoded by the coding sequence ATGCAGGAAGAAAGACCGATAACGGATTGGTTACCGCTTACAAAAAAAGAGGTGGAAAAAAGAGGATGGGATGAATTAGATGTCATTCTCATTTCCGGTGATGCGTACGTTGATCATCCTGCATTCGGAACGGCTGTAATTGGCCGCATCATGGAATCGGAAGGTTTCAAGGTCGGTATTATTGCACAACCCAATTGGCGCGATGATTTACGCGATTTCAAAAAACTGGGCAAACCAAAATATTTCTTTGGAGTTACGGCAGGTTGCATGGACTCGATGGTGAATCATTACACCGCCGGAAAACGTTTGCGTTCTACCGATGCGTATACACCCGGTGGCGAAGCAGGTTTTCGTCCCGATTACGCTACCACGGTTTATTCCACGATCCTGAAAGAATTGTATCCGGATACTCCGGTACTGATCGGTGGAATCGAAGCTAGTTTGCGTCGTGTTTCGCACTACGATTATTGGAAAGATGAATTGATGCCTTCTGTTTTGGTAGATTCCAAAGCCGATTTGCTGGTTTATGGAATGGGTGAACAGCCTTTGCGCGATGTCTTACGATTGATCAAAAAAGGTGTTCCGTTTTCCTCATTGACTACCGTGAACCAGGTTGCGTTTTTGCAGGACGGTTCCAAAGAATTGCCGAAAAACAAACAATGGGAAACCGTTGAATTGTCGAGCCACGAAAAGTGCCTGGAAGATAAACTGGCTTACGCGGCCAATTTTAAAGTGGTGGAAGTAGAGTCGAACAAACTCAACGCCAACCGCATTATGCAGCGCATCGGCGATAAAACGCTGGTGATCAATCCACCTTACAAAACCATGACCGAAAAGGAAATGGACCAGTCGTTTGATTTGCCATATACGCGCTTGCCGCATCCGAAATACAAGAAACGTGGCGCCATTCCGGCCTACGACATGATCAAGTTTTCGGTGAATATGCACCGTGGTTGTTTCGGTGGCTGCAGTTTTTGCACCATTTCGGCACATCAAGGCAAATTCATTGCTTCGCGCAGTGAAAGCAGCATCATGAAAGAAATTGATGAGGTGGTGCAGCATCCCGAATTCAAAGGGTATTTATCGGATATCGGCGGGCCGTCAGCGAACATGTATCGCATGAAAGGGAAAGACGAATCGATTTGCGAGCGTTGTTCCAGTCCGAGTTGCATTCACCCGGTGATCTGCAACAACCTTGATACGTCGCACCGTTCCATGATCGATATTTATCGTAAAATCGATGCGCATCCAAAGATCAAAAAAGCGTTTGTTGGTTCAGGAATTCGCTACGATTTATTGGTCGATGATTTCAATAAGAACAACGAAGACGGTAATCACGATGAGTACATCGAACAACTCATTACTCGTCACGTCAGCGGCCGCTTGAAAGTGGCGCCCGAACATACTTCCGATGCGACTTTACGCGTCATGCGGAAACCATCGTTTAAGTATTTCCATAAGTTCAAGGAAAAATACGACGTCTTATCGAAAAAGCACAACCTCAATCAGCCGTTGATTCCGTACTTTATTTCGTCGCACCCGGGTTGTGAAGAAGCCGATATGGCCAATCTGGCTGCTGAGACTAAAGAAATGGGTTTTCAGCTGGAGCAGGTGCAGGATTTTACGCCAACACCGATGACGGTAGCCGAAGTGATTTATTACACCGGCGTGCATCCGTATACGCTCAGACCGATCAAAACGGCTAAAACGAAAGAAGAAAAACAAAATCAAAACCGCTTTTTCTTCTGGTACAAGCGCGAAAATCAACCTTGGATCCGCGAGCGTCTACAAAAAGCCAATCGTCCGGAATTGATCACGCAATTGTTAGGTGATCGTGTTGAAAGCAAAGAAGCTTTTGGTTCTTCCCGCCGGTCGAATGCTCCGTCAAATCAGGCTTCCAAAGGCAGTAAACCGGCTCCGAAATGGCTGGAAGAACGGAGGAAAAAGGATAAGAAACGGTGA
- a CDS encoding glycerol-3-phosphate dehydrogenase — translation MEKRVKKVAVIGGGSWATALVKILCNNLDSVNWYLRSETAVGHILKYRHNPTYLQSVEFDLRKINVSTDLEEIIRPADIVIIATPSAFLVKLFEHTKPELFHGKKVFSAVKGIVPEYNAIPARFIHKTFGTPYNAIGIISGPCHAEEVALERLSYLTIACQNEQTATEMANLLACRYIKTAISDDLFGTELSAVLKNVYALASGICSGLGYGDNFQSVLISNAIQEIENFIDEVSPIHRDVKSSAYLGDLLVTAYSKFSRNRTFGFMIGKGYSVKTAQLEMDMIAEGYYATKCVHEINKKFQVEMPILEAVYNILYEKISPVIEMKILSDRLS, via the coding sequence ATGGAAAAAAGGGTTAAAAAAGTAGCGGTTATCGGAGGCGGAAGTTGGGCTACTGCATTGGTTAAAATCCTGTGTAATAACCTCGATTCAGTGAATTGGTACTTGCGCAGCGAAACAGCGGTGGGCCATATTCTGAAATACCGTCACAATCCAACATACCTGCAATCAGTTGAATTTGACCTTCGAAAAATCAATGTCAGTACCGATTTGGAAGAAATAATCCGTCCCGCGGATATTGTTATCATTGCGACACCTTCAGCCTTTTTGGTGAAGTTATTTGAGCATACCAAACCGGAATTGTTTCACGGCAAAAAAGTATTTTCGGCTGTGAAAGGAATTGTGCCCGAATACAACGCAATTCCTGCCCGGTTTATTCACAAGACATTCGGAACGCCTTACAATGCTATCGGTATTATCAGTGGTCCGTGTCACGCGGAAGAAGTCGCTTTGGAACGTTTGTCTTACCTGACAATTGCCTGTCAGAATGAACAAACCGCTACCGAAATGGCCAACCTGCTTGCGTGTCGTTATATCAAAACAGCTATTTCGGATGATTTATTCGGAACGGAATTATCGGCGGTGCTCAAAAACGTTTACGCATTGGCATCGGGAATCTGCTCAGGATTGGGTTATGGCGACAATTTTCAGTCGGTACTTATTTCCAATGCTATCCAGGAAATCGAAAACTTCATCGACGAAGTGAGTCCGATTCACCGTGACGTGAAATCGAGCGCTTATTTGGGTGATTTACTCGTGACGGCTTATTCCAAATTTTCGCGCAACCGCACCTTCGGTTTCATGATCGGGAAAGGGTATTCGGTGAAAACGGCACAGCTGGAAATGGACATGATCGCCGAAGGTTACTACGCCACCAAATGCGTGCATGAGATCAACAAAAAGTTCCAGGTAGAAATGCCGATCCTGGAAGCCGTTTACAACATTCTTTACGAGAAAATTTCGCCGGTGATCGAAATGAAAATCCTGAGTGACCGTTTGAGCTAA
- a CDS encoding DUF983 domain-containing protein: MASFRSTIKGKCPNCEKGDIFESKGNIFLLRVPKMHHHCTECGYRFEKEPGYFLGAMYVSYGLTILEMFVVFFASFWFVPLWVFFTLILTTLVIFSLFNFRWSRIIWINLFPY; encoded by the coding sequence ATGGCTTCTTTTCGTTCTACCATAAAAGGAAAATGTCCCAACTGTGAAAAAGGAGACATTTTTGAATCAAAGGGAAATATCTTTCTGCTGCGGGTGCCAAAAATGCATCATCACTGTACAGAATGTGGTTACCGTTTTGAGAAAGAACCTGGTTATTTCCTGGGCGCTATGTATGTAAGTTACGGGCTTACCATCCTGGAAATGTTCGTCGTGTTTTTTGCCTCTTTTTGGTTCGTTCCGCTTTGGGTCTTTTTCACGTTGATCTTAACAACGCTCGTGATATTCAGTTTGTTTAACTTTCGCTGGTCGCGGATTATTTGGATTAACCTTTTTCCCTATTAG
- a CDS encoding ATPase, translating to MNNQDFTTTLLLDQTPAEVFNAIMNVSHWWSGEIEGNTKKLHDEFTYRFGDVHMSKQRVVEVIPDQKVVWLVTDSELSFVNHKTEWTGTTISFEISRKDDKTQLLFTHLGLVPQFECFDDCSNGWSMLIHQSLFSLITTGKGKEVF from the coding sequence ATGAACAACCAGGATTTTACAACAACGCTTTTGTTAGATCAAACTCCGGCAGAAGTATTCAACGCCATTATGAACGTGAGCCATTGGTGGTCGGGAGAAATTGAAGGAAACACAAAGAAGCTCCATGACGAGTTTACGTATCGTTTCGGTGACGTTCACATGTCAAAACAGCGGGTAGTGGAAGTTATTCCCGACCAAAAAGTCGTGTGGCTTGTGACCGACAGTGAACTCAGTTTTGTGAATCATAAAACAGAATGGACGGGAACAACCATCAGTTTTGAAATCTCCCGAAAGGATGATAAAACGCAACTCCTGTTCACGCACTTAGGATTGGTTCCTCAATTTGAATGTTTCGATGATTGCTCAAACGGCTGGAGCATGCTGATCCATCAAAGTTTGTTCAGTTTGATTACAACGGGTAAAGGGAAGGAGGTTTTTTGA
- a CDS encoding 5'/3'-nucleotidase SurE, which yields MSRPLIFITNDDSLLSKGIASLVEVALPFGDIVVIAPDKPQSGMGHAITIHDPLRLNPEQLFEGIEAYSCTGTPVDCVKLGVYEILHRKPDLLLSGINHGCNASTNILYSGTMSAAVEGAMEHIPSVGFSLDNFDHDADFSAAKIVASKVISNVLKNGLPTGVCLNVNIPNVLPDDLKGIKVCRQAYAFWEDRFDKRQDPFGKTYYWLTGTFDVQEESTDTDLYFLANGYATIVPTQFDLTAYSAINSLNEQFS from the coding sequence ATGAGCCGTCCGCTGATATTTATAACCAATGATGATAGCCTGCTCTCCAAGGGAATTGCCTCGTTGGTAGAAGTCGCATTGCCGTTTGGCGATATTGTGGTGATCGCTCCGGACAAACCGCAATCGGGAATGGGACACGCCATTACGATTCACGATCCGCTGCGCTTGAATCCGGAACAGTTATTTGAAGGAATTGAAGCCTATTCCTGTACCGGAACTCCTGTAGATTGCGTGAAACTGGGCGTCTACGAAATTTTACACCGCAAACCAGATTTGCTGCTTTCAGGCATTAATCATGGTTGCAATGCCTCTACCAATATTCTTTATTCGGGTACGATGTCAGCAGCAGTGGAAGGAGCGATGGAACACATCCCGAGTGTCGGATTCTCATTGGATAATTTTGATCACGATGCTGATTTTTCAGCGGCAAAAATAGTGGCATCTAAAGTAATAAGTAACGTTCTAAAGAATGGTTTGCCAACCGGTGTTTGCCTCAATGTAAACATCCCGAATGTGCTTCCTGACGATCTGAAAGGCATCAAAGTGTGTCGTCAGGCGTATGCTTTTTGGGAAGATCGTTTCGATAAGCGCCAGGATCCGTTCGGAAAAACGTATTATTGGCTTACCGGAACCTTCGACGTGCAGGAAGAATCGACCGATACCGATTTGTATTTCCTCGCCAACGGATATGCAACGATAGTTCCCACACAATTTGATTTAACGGCGTATTCCGCCATCAACAGTCTTAACGAACAGTTTTCATGA
- a CDS encoding AraC family transcriptional regulator, with protein sequence MRHLTILVPDGQNKLSSIICTYKVFTKANAYWKGIHGDDLFNIQLAGSSDEITFYEGLFSVKPHTNISAITKTDLIIVSALHPNYQEAIEQNTPMIDWIAQRYNEGSEVASMCTGAFLLAASGLLDGKSCATHWAADQPFRTMFPKVNLQTDQLITDENGIYTNGGAFSFLNLIIYLVEKYYDRQTAIYCSKLFQIEPDRNSQSPFTIFIGQKSHDDEVVQQAQAYIENNLNGKISIEQLAEKFAVGRRSFDRRFIKATGNTPLEYAQRVKIESAKKAFETSRKTINEVMYEVGYSDVKAFREVFRKITGMSPLEYRSKYNKEALV encoded by the coding sequence ATGCGGCATTTGACCATCCTCGTTCCTGACGGACAGAATAAACTCAGCAGCATTATCTGTACCTATAAAGTGTTTACGAAAGCCAATGCTTACTGGAAAGGAATTCATGGTGATGATTTGTTTAACATCCAACTGGCGGGAAGTTCCGACGAAATCACCTTTTACGAAGGTTTGTTTTCGGTAAAACCGCACACGAATATTTCAGCAATCACAAAAACCGATCTTATCATTGTTTCGGCGTTGCATCCCAATTACCAGGAAGCGATTGAACAAAACACGCCAATGATCGATTGGATTGCGCAACGATACAACGAAGGATCTGAAGTCGCCTCGATGTGCACAGGCGCTTTTCTGCTTGCCGCATCGGGTTTGCTGGACGGAAAAAGTTGTGCCACACATTGGGCTGCAGACCAACCCTTCAGGACTATGTTTCCGAAAGTGAATCTGCAGACCGATCAATTGATTACAGATGAAAATGGCATTTATACAAACGGTGGTGCTTTTTCATTCCTGAACCTGATTATTTATCTCGTAGAAAAATATTATGACCGGCAAACGGCTATTTATTGTTCCAAGCTTTTTCAGATCGAACCCGACAGGAATAGTCAGTCGCCGTTTACTATTTTCATCGGACAGAAATCGCACGACGATGAAGTGGTACAACAGGCGCAAGCGTACATCGAAAACAATCTGAATGGAAAAATATCGATCGAACAACTGGCGGAAAAATTTGCTGTCGGAAGACGAAGTTTTGACCGGAGATTTATCAAAGCCACCGGAAATACGCCACTTGAATATGCTCAACGGGTAAAAATAGAATCGGCAAAAAAGGCCTTTGAAACCAGCCGAAAAACGATCAATGAAGTCATGTATGAAGTCGGTTATTCCGATGTGAAAGCATTTCGTGAAGTGTTCCGCAAAATCACCGGGATGTCACCGTTGGAATACAGAAGTAAATACAATAAAGAGGCGCTGGTTTAA
- the acs gene encoding acetate--CoA ligase encodes MKSLAIRTFEEYREKYAQSIADPAAFWSEIAQTFQWTKPWDQTLEWNFQEPKVEWFKGGQLNITENALDRHLAENGDKIAFHWEPNDPSAETTTYTYTQLHKEVCRFANALKAKGIKKGDRICIYMPMIPELAIAVLACARIGAIHSVVFAGFSANALADRITDAEATMVITSDGLSRGAKSIALKEIVDEALATCSSISNVIVYNCLGWECNMVAGRDHWWHDAIAHQPEHCTPEPMDAEDPLFILYTSGSTGKPKGVVHTCGGYMVYTTYTFQNVYQYEPNDIYWCTADIGWITGHSYIVYGPLLSGATSILFEGIPTYPDAGRFWQIVEKYKVTQFLTAPTAIRSLMAHGTDHVKPYDLSSLKILGTVGEPINEEAWQWYYKEIGKEKCAIVDNWWQTETGGIMISGIGALSPLKPTFAGYPLPGIQPVLLNQEGKEIEEANVEGYLCIKAPWPSILRTTYGDHERCRVTYFSHYDGYYFTGDGAKRDENGMYRIIGRIDDVINVSGHRFGTAEIENAINANEHVIESAVVGYPHPVKGQSIYAFVVGEELPEDEFSARKSIIETVGKEIGKIAAPEKIMFVTGLPKTRSGKIMRRILRKVAEGETNSLGDTSTLLDPGIVDEIISKSIQL; translated from the coding sequence ATGAAATCGCTCGCTATCCGCACATTTGAGGAATACCGTGAAAAGTACGCACAAAGTATTGCCGATCCGGCAGCATTCTGGAGTGAAATTGCACAGACTTTTCAATGGACCAAACCATGGGACCAAACCCTGGAATGGAATTTTCAGGAACCAAAAGTGGAATGGTTCAAAGGCGGGCAATTGAATATTACCGAAAATGCGCTGGACAGACATTTAGCTGAGAATGGTGACAAAATAGCTTTTCATTGGGAACCTAACGATCCTTCAGCAGAAACAACAACTTATACGTATACCCAATTGCATAAAGAAGTTTGTCGTTTTGCCAATGCGTTGAAAGCAAAAGGAATTAAAAAAGGTGATCGTATTTGTATTTACATGCCCATGATTCCCGAATTGGCCATTGCTGTTTTGGCTTGCGCACGGATTGGAGCGATTCATTCAGTGGTATTTGCCGGTTTTTCTGCAAATGCTTTGGCGGATCGTATTACTGACGCTGAGGCAACAATGGTCATAACCTCTGACGGACTCAGCCGCGGTGCAAAATCGATAGCGTTAAAAGAAATAGTAGATGAGGCGTTAGCAACTTGTTCTTCCATTAGCAATGTGATTGTTTACAATTGTTTGGGATGGGAATGTAACATGGTTGCCGGCCGTGATCATTGGTGGCACGATGCGATTGCACACCAACCGGAACATTGTACTCCGGAACCAATGGATGCCGAAGATCCGCTGTTTATTTTATATACTTCAGGTTCAACCGGTAAACCGAAAGGAGTGGTGCATACCTGCGGCGGTTACATGGTATATACTACGTATACCTTCCAAAACGTTTACCAATACGAACCGAACGATATTTACTGGTGCACAGCCGATATAGGTTGGATTACCGGGCATTCATACATCGTTTACGGACCGCTTCTGAGTGGTGCGACATCCATTTTGTTTGAAGGAATTCCGACTTATCCGGATGCCGGAAGATTCTGGCAAATCGTTGAAAAATACAAGGTCACGCAGTTTCTTACAGCTCCGACGGCTATTCGATCGTTAATGGCTCATGGCACGGACCATGTAAAGCCGTATGATTTGAGTTCACTTAAAATATTGGGTACCGTTGGCGAACCGATCAATGAAGAAGCGTGGCAATGGTACTACAAGGAAATCGGTAAAGAAAAATGCGCGATTGTCGACAACTGGTGGCAAACTGAAACCGGGGGAATTATGATTTCAGGAATCGGGGCACTTTCGCCATTGAAACCGACTTTTGCGGGTTATCCGCTACCGGGAATTCAACCGGTTTTGCTAAACCAGGAAGGAAAAGAAATTGAAGAAGCGAACGTAGAAGGTTATTTATGCATCAAAGCGCCGTGGCCGTCGATTTTGCGGACGACGTATGGCGATCATGAGCGTTGCCGCGTAACCTATTTTTCACATTACGACGGTTATTATTTTACCGGTGATGGCGCCAAACGCGATGAAAACGGTATGTACCGCATTATCGGAAGAATTGACGATGTGATCAACGTTTCCGGGCACCGGTTTGGAACGGCCGAGATTGAAAACGCGATCAACGCCAATGAACACGTCATTGAATCGGCTGTGGTTGGTTATCCACATCCGGTAAAAGGGCAATCGATTTATGCGTTTGTAGTAGGTGAAGAATTGCCGGAAGATGAGTTTTCTGCCCGGAAATCGATCATTGAAACCGTAGGAAAGGAAATCGGGAAAATCGCCGCTCCGGAAAAAATCATGTTCGTCACCGGCTTGCCAAAAACCCGCTCCGGAAAGATCATGCGTCGCATCCTACGGAAAGTAGCCGAAGGCGAAACCAATAGTTTGGGCGACACTTCCACCTTGCTCGACCCGGGAATTGTAGATGAAATCATTTCAAAATCAATACAGCTTTAA
- a CDS encoding lipid-A-disaccharide synthase encodes MAAKKLYIIAGEASGDLHGSNVMKELFRSEPDMDIRFWGGDKMEAVGGTMAMHIRKLAYMGFVEVLMNIRTILRNIHFCKEDIEAFQPDALLLIDYPGFNMRIAEWAKKRGIKVYFYISPTVWAWKEKRVEKIRRDVFQLFVILPFEKPFYAKHNYEVEYVGHPLLDAIEQYNEQPVEPLSIPDDPRPIIAVLPGSRVMELKKKLPVMLTLVDAFPAYRFVIAGAPNMSKEIYDQLIGKHNVSVVFGQTYALLQQSEAAVVTSGTATLETGLFGIPQVVCYMGNPISFWIAKRLVNVKYISLINLILDEEIVTELIQNDCNPERLKKELSLILKGQPKRATIEEGYAKIKAMLGKGGASEKVAQSLLKTI; translated from the coding sequence ATGGCCGCAAAAAAATTGTATATCATTGCCGGAGAAGCCTCTGGTGATCTGCATGGCAGCAATGTCATGAAAGAATTGTTTCGTTCCGAACCCGATATGGATATCCGTTTTTGGGGCGGCGATAAAATGGAAGCCGTTGGCGGAACCATGGCGATGCATATTCGCAAGCTGGCCTACATGGGTTTTGTGGAAGTGCTGATGAATATTCGCACTATTTTGCGCAACATTCACTTCTGCAAAGAAGACATTGAAGCGTTTCAACCGGATGCATTGTTACTCATCGATTATCCGGGATTCAACATGCGAATTGCCGAGTGGGCGAAAAAACGCGGAATCAAAGTCTATTTTTACATTTCACCTACGGTTTGGGCCTGGAAAGAAAAACGAGTGGAAAAAATCCGTAGGGACGTGTTTCAGCTTTTTGTGATCCTGCCTTTCGAAAAACCGTTCTACGCCAAACACAATTACGAAGTCGAATATGTGGGGCATCCGTTGCTCGACGCTATTGAACAATACAACGAACAACCGGTAGAACCGCTTTCCATCCCGGATGATCCGCGACCGATTATTGCCGTACTTCCCGGAAGCCGGGTGATGGAACTGAAGAAAAAACTTCCTGTCATGCTCACACTCGTAGACGCATTTCCTGCTTACCGGTTTGTGATTGCCGGAGCACCCAATATGTCGAAAGAAATCTACGATCAACTCATCGGGAAACACAATGTTTCGGTGGTTTTCGGTCAAACCTACGCATTGCTGCAACAGTCGGAAGCGGCTGTGGTGACTTCAGGAACTGCCACGCTGGAAACCGGGCTTTTTGGCATCCCTCAGGTCGTGTGCTATATGGGGAATCCGATTTCTTTCTGGATCGCCAAGCGTTTGGTAAATGTGAAATACATCTCGCTCATTAACCTTATTCTGGACGAAGAAATCGTGACGGAACTCATCCAAAACGACTGTAATCCTGAACGATTGAAGAAAGAACTTTCCCTGATTCTGAAAGGCCAGCCCAAGCGCGCAACGATCGAAGAAGGCTATGCGAAGATCAAGGCAATGCTTGGTAAAGGTGGTGCTTCTGAAAAAGTTGCACAATCCTTGTTGAAAACTATTTAG